Proteins encoded together in one Hevea brasiliensis isolate MT/VB/25A 57/8 chromosome 16, ASM3005281v1, whole genome shotgun sequence window:
- the LOC110637771 gene encoding WAT1-related protein At1g43650-like, protein MKSLVEYASVVESRKPYIVVLFIQFVYAGMALLSKAATARGMNPFVFVVYRQAFASVALAPFGIFLESKKAPPLSNGLLCKIFLVSFCGLTLSLNLYYSAINYTTATFAAATTNTIPAITFIMAAALRMETVSIKHVPGIAKLMGSATAVSGALVFALVKGPPLKYMNWNQATPNDHIQDSSIKGCCSSGEWIKGSLLMISANILWSLWFVLQGPIVKQYPAKLRLTALQCFFSCIQSACWAVAVERNPSGWKLGWDVQLLAVAYCGITVNGISYWLQVWTIQKKGPVFASMFSPLALIITAIFSVLLWKETLHLGSVGGAILLVGGLYGVLWGKNKEEGNSVTNVYNAETKAEIKLECITHH, encoded by the exons ATGAAGAGTCTAGTTGAGTATGCCAGTGTAGTGGAGAGCCGTAAGCCTTACATAGTAGTGCTCTTTATACAGTTTGTGTATGCAGGCATGGCTTTGCTCTCCAAGGCTGCAACTGCGAGAGGAATGAACCCTTTTGTTTTTGTTGTTTATAGGCAAGCTTTTGCCTCAGTTGCATTGGCGCCATTTGGTATCTTTCTTGAaag CAAGAAGGCACCTCCCCTGTCAAATGGTTTACTTTGCAAGATCTTTTTAGTTTCCTTTTGTGG aTTAACTCTGAGTTTGAACCTCTACTATAGTGCAATCAACTATACAACTGCAACATTTGCAGCTGCAACCACTAATACAATTCCTGCCATAACCTTTATAATGGCTGCCGCATTGAG GATGGAAACCGTTTCCATAAAGCATGTGCCTGGAATTGCCAAGCTGATGGGTTCGGCTACAGCTGTTTCTGGGGCTCTAGTGTTTGCTTTGGTCAAGGGACCACCTTTGAAATATATGAACTGGAATCAAGCCACTCCTAATGATCATATTCAAGACTCATCAATAAAGGGTTGTTGCTCTAGTGGAGAATGGATTAAAGGTTCCCTCCTGATGATCTCAGCCAACATACTTTGGTCTTTATGGTTTGTGTTGCAG GGTCCCATTGTGAAGCAATATCCAGCCAAGCTTCGTCTTACTGCTCTGCAATGCTTCTTTTCCTGCATACAATCAGCTTGTTGGGCCGTGGCTGTGGAGAGGAATCCTTCAGGTTGGAAGCTTGGATGGGATGTTCAACTTTTGGCAGTGGCCTATTGT GGCATAACTGTGAATGGAATTTCTTACTGGCTGCAAGTTTGGACAATACAGAAGAAAGGACCAGTTTTCGCCTCAATGTTCTCTCCATTAGCACTCATCATTACTGCCATTTTCTCTGTATTATTGTGGAAAGAAACTCTTCATTTGGGAAG TGTTGGTGGGGCAATTTTGTTGGTGGGTGGACTTTATGGAGTATTATGGGGGAAGAACAAGGAAGAAGGAAATAGTGTAACAAATGTATACAATGCAGAAACTAAAGCAGAAATCAAATTGGAGTGCATTACACATCACTAG